CAATGGCAGGAGCATCGCCTCCCGCCAGATCGCCGCCGCCGTCAGGGAGGGCTACGGCACCCTCCTCCCGAAGGACCGTTACCCGGTGGCGTTCCTCGACCTCTCGATCGACACCGATCTCGTGGACGTCAACGTTCACCCGACGAAAAGGGAGGTCCGCCTCTCCCGGGAGCGCGAGATCCTCCCGGCGGTTGCGGCCGCCGTCGAGGAGGCGCTTGCCGGGCACGACCTCGTCGGAGACATACCGGCCGAGCCGGTGCAGCAGCAGATCGTCCCGCGGGAGCCCGGACCGGAGCCGGCACCGGCGGCCGGCGAGCCCGGAGCGTCCTACACCGCGGGGCACCGCGAACTCGCCCTCTCCGACAAGCAGCTCCGCCGGACGGAGACGGAGGGGGGAGAGAACCTCCTCCCGGCCATGGAGCCGATCGGGCAGGTGGCGGCGACCTACATCGTGGCGGAGGGGGCCGACGGCACCCTCTACCTCGTTGACCAGCACGCGGCCCATGAGCGGATCCTCTACGACCAGGTCGTGGAGCAGCGCGATGCAAAAGCCGGGTCGCAGGAACTGATCATGCCCGTCGTCCTCTCGCTCCGTCCAAAGGAGTCGGCCGCGCTCCGGGACGCGATGCCGCTCCTTGCCGACGGGGGGTTCGTGGTGGAGGAGTTCGGCCGGGATACCTTCGCCGTCCGGGCGGTGCCCGCGGCCCTCGGCGCGGTCGAAGACCCCGGGACGGTCAGGGAGACGATCGCCGACCTCCTCGCCGACGCGTCCCGCACCGTCCCCGACCGGCGGGAGGCGGTCACCTGCATCGTCGCCTGCAGGGGTGCGGTGAAGGCCGGCGCCCTTCTCACGCACGACCAGCAGAAACGCCTCCTCGCACAGCTCGCCCGGACGAAGACCCCCTGGACGTGCCCGCACGGGAGGCCGACGGTGGTGGCGTTCGATAAGAGGAAACTCGACGGGATGTTCCGGCGGGGGTAGGGTGGGCGGCCCGGGGATACCCCGCAGGGAACTATCGCATATAACCAGCCTTTTTTGAGATTAGTCGAGAATAATTGGCTTTAAGGGCAAAAGCCCGTATGACAATGGCTTTATTCTCAGGAGATCAGAACGGCTATATGTCACAGCGGGACTGACCCGCTGCAGACGAAAGGATTGAATCATGTGACACTACTCCAGCAGATTCGCCTCTGGATGATGACCAGGAGCAGGGGGAAGCAGTATCATGACTGTGAGAACGACTCAGTCATCGAACCCTACTTCGATATCTCTCCCGAAGCGACCCTCCCTTCGGATATCCCCGATATCCCGCTGGAAGAGATCATCAGGTGACGGGGAACGTCCCCCCAAACGTCCTGCCGAACGGATCACCTCTCAGTAATCTCATATCACCCGCCACCTTTTTTTGAGAACACCGTCTCCACCGTGTGCTGCCCTCATGGCCCGGGCGGTTCCAGGAGTATCACCGGGAGTCCGGACGGGGGCATGGCCCGGAAAAAGGGGTCAGAGAAACCGGAACGACTCCGCCGTCGGAGCCGCATCGACGTTGTAAGCATCGTACTCCGGAGGGAACACCGTGTGCATGACCGAGTAGACGGCGTTGTCCCTGACGGCATAACGGATGACGAAAGTGTACCGGTCCTCGTCGACGATGGGGACGGAGTAGACCGACTCGTACGCCGGGATGCCGTCGAGAGAAGTCTTCTCCGTGGAGACCCATTCGGCCCCGATATCGGCCTTGAGATCCTCTGTGTAGGTCGCGTTCAGCGCCTCGAGAACCTTCTCCGCATCGGCGGTTCCCTGGCCCGGGAGCGGGTTCGTGTTCACGCGGACCTCCTCGTGCTTATCCGGCGAGGAGAACCATACGCTCTCGCCCGACTCGGTGTAGAACCATCCCTCCGGGCAGGTGACGGCATAGCCGTAGGTGGCGTTGATATAGGTGCCGTTCCCGGGAACAGGCGCCGGCGTCGGGGTCGGGACAGGGGTCGGGCCGGGCTCAGGCGACTGCGGCGAGAAGAGTCCCGGCAGCAGAACCGCCAGGACAACGGCCAGAGCAGCCACAAGAACACCGATGATCAGCAGTCTCTGTGATTTCATGCTATCCGGTTACGTGGCCCGGACAAGGATAAATACTCTTCAGTCGGGTTCTGGTGACGGCCGCGATCATTCCTTCGATCGGCGGGCGTGTCGGGGCGGCATGTTCCCGGAGAGGGAGAAGACCTCTTCGCCTGCGTTTTGGCGGCTGCCATCAGGAAACCCCGACGACCGAAGCCGCCGCGGGAGCACGGACGTCGGCGATCAGGTCGTCGAGGGTATCCACGTACTTCACCCGGATGCCGAGGTTCTCCTCGATGTACTCTTTCGTATCCATGACGACCGGCCGTTGCCTCGCTATCCTCAGTCCGCCGAACGAACGGTCCTCCTCCCGGTACTCGATCATCTGGTCGTTCTCGTCCGAGAGGATCAGGAGCGTCTTCCCGCTCACCGCGGCGGCCTCGGCCTTCTCGAGGATTCCGCCGACCGGGCCGATCTTCCCGTTCTCATCGATGGTCCCGGTCACGGTCACGCTCTCGTTGAGCGGGAAGTCCTCCAGCACCGAGAGGAGGAGCGTGGCCATCAACGCCCCGGCGCTGGGGCCGTCGATCTCGGAGACCTCTTCCGGGCCCTGGATGCTGAAGATGATATCGCTCTCCGCAAGGTTCACGCGGGAGTGGTTGGCGGCGACAACGACCGCAAGGTTCGCGGCGTCCTGAAAGACTATCCCCATCAGGGGTGTCGTCTGGATGAGCACCCTCCCCTTGCCGGGCACGACCTCGACCGAGACGTTCACCATCGCCCCCTCCTCGATCACCTCCTCGTAGAGGAACGGGCCGCCCCGGTCGACCTCGATCTTCTGAAGAATGACCGGCACCTGCATCGAGGCAGCACTCCCGTTCGCCGGCCCTCTTCCGGGCGGGAGAGGGGTCAGTGTCGCAGTCGGGAGGGTATCGGTCTCCTCCGGTTTGGAGAGCGCCGGGGAGAGGTCGTCCGCCGGCACGAGGACGACGGCCAGGAGGAAGACGTTCGCAACAAGCGATAGAACGAGCAGAATCGTCAGGGTCTTCTCCCGTATGCGCATACGCTGCCCGAATATCACTCATCCGGATATATACCTTTCCGCTGAGCGACGGTTCGCTAGAACCGGAGCTCGAGCACCGAAGAACGATGTTCCATCAGGAACGGAGTTCGAGCACCGGAGGTGCGAGGTGCGACTGGTGACTGGCGCGAGCATCGCGAGCGGCAGGAGCTTGAGCACCATAGGTGCGACGGCTCGTTAGAGCCGGGGCAAACACTGCTCCCCGGCAGTGCCGGTGCAGTGTTCCGGGCCCTCATCGTTACCCTCCGGACGCCGCCCCTCAACTCGCAGATCCGGGTCAGGGCTCCGGCTTTTTGACCGCCTTCACCCGTCATCGTACCTTCTGCAACGGGCCGTCCCAGCAGGGTCTGCAGGTCATCACGCTCCGCCCCCTCACTCTTGAACCATTCCGGACCTAAAAAGCCGATAGCCGGCAAATTTCACCAGGATTCTCACGCTTCGCTCCGTAGCGCACACAGGAACACTTCAATACGATTTTATCCTCCTCTGCCGGAAGAAAAAGTAATGAACCAGGTACCAGAGCGCCTCCTGCGCGTTTACCTGCCCGCGTGCGTCCTCGGCGTGACGATCCTCCTCATCGCCGCTGCAGGCTGCACGAACACCGCCTCGGCAGATGGTGATTCCATCTCCGGGAACGTGGTGGGGGATTACGCGGGAGGAACAATCTACGTTGCGGCGATCGACGCCGCGGCGTATACGGCATCGGATATCAGGGTTATGGAGACCGGGGAGCATCCCGAACGCTCGCAATACGTCAGCGGTTTTGCCGCGCTCGATGCGCCGGGCGATTACGTCATCTCCGGACTTCCCCCGGGCAACTACACCATCTACGCCTGGGCGGATACGGATGACAACGGCCGGATCGACCACCTCGATTACCGCGACCCGACCGGGTGGTACTGCACGCCGTCGCACCTTACCCCCGTCGGAGTCGCCGTTACGCCCGGAAGTGCCGCGACCGGGATCGATGTAACCCTCGTCGCCCCGGCGCCCTACCCCGACGATGATCGGGAGATCGCCGTCGGCAGCGGCGGCGGAAGGCTCACGGTCCAGAAAGGCTGCCACGTTCTCCAGGTATGGGGAACGCCGGAGGAGCGGGCGCATGCCTACGGCTACCTCTGCGGCCCGCAGATCCGGGACTGGATCGACTACGTCCTGATCGAGTCGTTCATGCAGTCGCCCGCCGACTACGAGGACCTCTTCATCCCCTACATCAGGGAGCACATGGCACCGGCAAACCCGACGTACATGGCCGAACTCGACGCCATGCTCGCCGGGATGACCGCAGGCGGCACGGATCTCTACCTCCCGCCGGTCTCGCGGAACATCACCCGCTACGACCTCCTCGCGGAGAACACCTACGACTTCATGCTCTACTACAAACTCTACGGCCTCTACATGGGCGATCTCGGCATCAACCGCACCGTGACCGGCGACGCCGGCGTCTCGCCGCACCTCTGCACGAGCGCGATCGCCTGGGGCAACCTGACGGAGAACGACGAGCTTGCCGGCGGGTTGATCCACGGCAAGAACATGGACGGCGAGAACGACCTGCGGAAGGTCACGGTGAACGGCCTGCTCGTCATCGCGACCGACCCGGGTCCGGGCGCGAAACGCACGGTCGGGATAGACTGGCCCGGGTTCATCGGGACGTTCAACGGCATGAACGAGGACGGCCTTGTGCTCGTGCCCCACTCGTCGCCGTCGATCCCTGACTGGAACGCGACCAACCTCACGCCCACCACCTTCCTCTACATGGATACGCTCAGGAGCGAGAGCGACGTTGCCGGGGCGTGGGCCTACTGGGAGAAGGCGAACGGGACCAGGACCGGCGGAAACAACGCGGGGGTCTCGGCACCCTACGGGAACGGGACGGGAAGCGTCCCGGCGGCCTTCGAGACGGACTCCTACGGCGGCGCGGTGCGAGGACCGGGCGTCGTCGAACCGGACGACTGCCTGCTCATCGCGAACAACTACTACCTCTACCGGGGCGCCTATCCCCCTGCGGTCGAGCGGGTGGACGGCTGCCACGCCGGGGTCAGGGACACTGACTACCGCTACCGGAACATGCTCGCCGTTCTCGACGGCTACCGGGAGGAAGGAAAGACCATCGGCACGCCCGAGATGATCGCGCTCATGCAGTCGGCGTCCGTCTCGGAGGAGTACCGGGGCACCACCGAGTACACCTTCATCGCGTACCCGGATGCGGGTGCGTTCGCCATTGCAAAGGAGGACCTCGCGGCGGGGATTTTAGATGCACCGTTCGCGGAGTTCGCGCACTTTGAGTTCGACGAGGTTTTCGAGCGACCCTCCCCGGCGTGAGGGAGACTCGCCGCTCTTTTTCATCAAAACACGCAAGAAAACCGCACATGCCGTTTTGCGGACTATTTTCCGGCCGAAAATCCAGACGACAGGCGGCGCCGTGCGACACTCGAACCTGCTACCCGGAAAATCACGCCCCCATCCGGCAGAGGTCCCACATCGCCCGGAGGACGTAGAGGGTCTCGTCTTCGAGCGCCTCCTCGTCGACGACGAACGAGACGAACCCCTGGCGGGCAAAAAGTTCCCGGACCTCGTCGGGCCCGGTCAGCGACGAGACCAGGAGCAGGACCCGCCCGAACGGCGAAAGCACCCGGCCGATATCCGCGACGAATCGCTCGATCGTCGCCCGCCCCGTCGGCCCGCCGTCGAGGGCGTACTCAAGCCAGTCGTCAAGCCGCTCCTCGGGGAGCGTCGGGAGGTAGGGCGGGTTGAAGAGGATGAGATCGAACGGGCCACAAAGCCCCGCGAAGAGGTCCGTCCGGACCGCTTCCACCCCGCGGGCGCGGGCGCACGCGACGGCGTGGGGGTTGATGTCGGTCGCGACCACCGACGCCGCCCGGCCAGGAAGTCCGGCCGCGACGTAGCCGCTCCCGATCCCGACCTCGAGCACCCGGTCGGCCGGCCGGACCTCGGCAAGCGCCGCCCGGAGGAGGAGTTCGGAGTCCTCGGCGGGAGAATAGACCTGGTCGGGGAGCATCCTCAACTCCCGCTCATCTTGTTTGCTATCAGCGCAAACTCCTCGAGCGTCAGGTCTTCGGGCCGACGCTGCAAGAGGTCGTCGGGGAGATCCGCGATCGTCCGCTCGATCGCCCCGGGTGCAAACACATCCCCGCCGCTCCGGAGGCCCTTCCGGACGGTCTTTCGCCGGTGGGAGAAGAGCACCCGGACGACGTCGGCGTAGACCTTCCGATCCGCGATCGGGTACGGCGGCTCGTGCGGCGTTATCCGGACCACCCAGGAGCGGACCTGGGGCCTCGGGCGGAACGAACCGGGCCCGAGGTCGAGCAGCGGTTTTACGGAGGCATAGGTCTGCACCATCACCGAGAGCCGGCCGACGTTCGCCGTCCCCGGCGGCGCGATCATCCGCTGGGCGAACTCCTTCTGGTACATCAGGACCGCGACCTCAAAGCCGATCTCGAGCAGCCTGAACGTAATCTTCGAAGAAACGGAGTAGGGGAGGTTCGCGACGACGATATCGAACGGCGGGATATCCACCTTCTTCGCGTCGCCTCTGACGATCTCGAGACGGCCCTCCGCGATCTCGTCGGCAAAGACAATCTCGAGTTCTTCCACGAGAGCCGGATCGATCTCTACCGCGATGACCTCTGCACCCCGGTCAAGGAGGGCGCGGGTGAGGATCCCTTCGCCGGGCCCGATCTCGAGCACCCTCCGACCGGAAACGTCGACAAAACCGGCAATCTTCTCGACGGCCCTCCGGTCGACGAGAAAGTGCTGATCCCTCGGAGCGCTCATCTCGATGTGAAGACGTGATACTTCTCGTCCGGGTCCTCGATCTCGTGCAGGATCCGGCTGACGATCATCCGATCCGGGTGCGGAAGCGACTTGATCCGCCCGGAGATGTCGGCGAAGCTCTCGAACGGCTTCTTCCCCCGCTGCTCGATGATCTCCCACATCAGCTTCTTCCCGATGCCGGGAAGCAGGTGCAGCATGTGGAACTTCGGCGTGATGGGCACGGACTTATTGAAGAAATCGACGAACCGCGGCTCGTTCTCGCGGACGATCTGCTCGACCACGAACGGCAGTTCGAGTTTTGCCGTCGCTGTCAGGTCGCCGTAGCTGATCCGCCGCTTGACACGCTCGACCTTCTCCCGCTCCGCATCGCCGATGTAGACGCGGTCGTAGATCTGGATATCCGCACCCGCCTTCGGGACGAGCTCGAGCAGTTTGAACTGGTCCACACCGACTGCCTGGACTACCGGTTCGCGCTTATAGACCGGACGCTGGTCGCTCGCATATCCCATCGGAAGGATATCGATAACTACCGCATTCTCCTCTTTCCTTTCGGTCTTCATTGACACCACCCCTTCTGTTAGAAGTGAGTCATTACCAGATCGAGGATCTCGTCCAGTTCGTCCGTCGTGAGGTTGAACCGTTCTTTGGCGTAGATTGCCCGAAGTTCGTCCCGGGTCCGCGGCATCAGGTTCGCGATGCGGTAGGCGATCTCCTCTTTCATCTTCTCGAGTTTGATGAGCTCGTCGACGAGTTCGCGGGCCTTCTCGGAGGATGTCTTTGAAAGATGATTGGCATGCTCGATACTCTTACGAAGCTCGTAGGACATCTCTTCTCCGGACTCGAGCCGGACCGCCTCCACGGAAAGGAGTGTCTCACGCAGTTCGGGAAGCAGCATCCGCTCTTCGCTCACGATTCGTTTTACCTTCATGCCAATCACTACTGTTGAGGATTATACTTTCTGCGCTTTTAGATGTTGCGGTCTCGCAATCACCTGTTTTATCGTATCTCCATCCCTGACTTCGAGCAGCCATGCGCGTCCGCGCTGTCCGATGACCGTGCCGGTCTTCCCGTGGAATCTCCGGTGGGGCATGCCCTTCTGGACACTCGGTTCGACCACGACGTGCACCCTCTGCCCGAGCTCGAAGTTCTGAATCACCGAGCTGACCGGGGGGATACCGCGTTTTCTGAGGTCCTTCTTGAACTTATACCGCGTCTTCTTGCGTGGTCCATTGTGATGTGCCATGATTACTCACCATACTCGTTCGCTGTTTTGACCAGCACCACATCGAGGCTGACAACACTTGCGGTGCGCCCCAGGATCTGGGCAAGGCTGGGCTGGGTTCTGCCGCTGTCACCCGATACCAGTTCTTTGATGTACAGGCCCGCTTCGCCGACGACTTCGACCCAGTATCTGCCGTCCTGCGTGCCTGTGCACTCGATATCGAGGACCTGCCGTTCCCGAACTTTATCTGCCCGTCGGTGTGACACCCGCAGAGGGGTGCGCTGTCGTATCGTTACACCTTTTAACTGATCGAGGGCCGCTCTGAACTCATCTGGCGTTGCAGAACCGTCAATCTCGACCAGGATCCTGTATTTTTTATGCCCTTTGTCGGATTTAAGGCTTTGCACCATCTTCCGATCCGCCCATCCGGCCAGATGAACCGCCACCCGGCCAACGGCAGTCCGGTTGATCTCCTCCTCGAGTGCTGCGAGGTCCACGGACCGTTTCCGCGGCGCCTCGACCTCCATCACGAAGGGGCGGCCCGACCCGAGCATCCGGGCGTCGATATCCTCTCTCCCGGCACCATGCAGGACGGCGTTCTCCGCGTCGAAGGCCTCGATCACCGGCCGGCCGATCAGCTCCTCGACGGAGTCGGCATACTGCTTGCCGGTGAAGTTGCACTGCTCGCACCCGGCTCCCCGGCATGACCGGCAGTCCCAGTGGGTCTGGGGGATGCCCCGCTCGTACTTCAGGTACCGGCCGGTGAAGAAGACGGGGTTGACCTGCACCTCGACGGTACCCTCAGCGAGGTCGAGGATCGCCACGATGTCGGGCCGCTTCAGGTCGGCCGTCTTCCCGGTGAGGACCGAGACGGCCTTGCCGACTTCCCGGTTCATCTCCGCTTTCAGCGGTTCGGGGTCATGGAGGGAAAGGTCGCTCCAGACCATCTCCTCGCTCTCCGTGACAAGCGGCGGGACCTTTGTCCCGATCAGAAACGTCTCGAACTCGATCCCCCGTACCGCTTCCGCGACCATCGCTGCCCAGGCATCGATGCGGGAGAACTCCCCGCCGCAGATCCAGCAGGACTCCGGCTCCGGTTCGTGGTGCGGCTCGTTTTCCGCAAGCTCCCTGGCGATCCGGAGCGCCCTGCCCCGTTCCTCGTTCGTCAGCCCAAACGACCGCTTGCCGAAGAAACGCCCGAGGCAGTGGTTGCAGGTATCGCCGTATCCAAGAATTGCTTCTACCTCGTGTATGATATCCATCAGGATTCCCTCCGGTCCATCTCGTTTAAGAGGACGGTGATTGTGTGATCGGCATGCAGCGACCGCGGCCCCACCGAGTAGCGGGAGTAGCCCGCGATCAGCGCCTCCTCCTCCGCGGTGAAGTTGTGGTGATCCGAGAGAAGATAGGCCTCCGGGAGCGCCGGAACCGTCCTGACGTCCTCCCCCGCCTCGTCGAGAACCGCGAACGGGATCCCGGCGAGCAACCTTGCGAGCCCGCCGCGGCGGACGTAGACGCCCGGGGTCGACTCCCGGAACTCGTCCCCGCAGGGGATCGAGAGCGCCTTCTTGATCAAGGCGGCGCTGCTCCGCTCGTCCGGCGAGAGGTAACGGACCTCGCTCCCGCGGAAGAGGACGGTCTTCTCCGGACCGGGCTCCCCACAGAGGACGAGGTAACACTCGACGTCGCGCCGCAGGTCGTGGGAGAGAAAGAACGAGGAGTTGATGCAGCGGCAGAGGACGTCCATCCTCCCGCCGCTCCCGGCAAGATCGTTCAGGCTGAAGGTGCCGCTCGTTGCGGCAAGGTGGCCTACGACGGCAAACCGCTTCATCTACTGGGTCCTGCCGAACTTCTTCATCATGCGCTGCATGTTGAACTTGCCGCCGCCCATGCCCCGCATGCCTTTTAAGGCACGCTGCATGATCTTGTAGTACTTGATGAGGTCCCGGACGTCGTCGGGCGCCACCCCGGCACCCCGGGCGATCCGCTGGATCCTCGAGCTCCCGATCATTGACGGGTCGTCGAGTTCCGGGGGCGTCATCGAGTCCATGATCACCTTGTAGCGCTGCATCTTGGTGCTGGTGATATCGTAGGCGTCGTCCGGGATCTGCATGCCGCCGAGGGGGAGCATGCTCATGATCTGCTTCAAGGGCCCCATCTTGTTCAGCGCCTCGAGCTGTTTGTACATGTCCCGGAGCGTGAACTTGCCCTTGAGCATAGCGTTCACATCGAGATCCTCGGCCGAGACCGCCTCCTCCGCCCGTTCGACGAGCGCTTTCAGGTCGCCCATCCCGAGCAGCCGGGAGATGAACCCGTCCGGGTCGAACCGCTCGAGGTCGTCGATCGTCTCGCCGCTCCCGATGAAGACGATCCCGCTCTGCGTCTCGGCGACGGCCGAGAGTGCGCCGCCGCCCCGGGCAGTGCCGTCCATCTTGGTGACGAGGACACCGTCGATCCCGATAGCCGCGTGGAACCGGCGGGCCTGTTCGCTCGCCTGCTGGCCGAGCGCAGCGTCGATCACGAGCCACCTGTGGTCGGCGTGCGAGATCTCGTTGATGTTGACGATCTCCTCGATCAGGTTCTCCTCGAGGGCGTGCCGCCCCTGGGTATCGATGATGATCACTTCGTAGATCTTGCGGAACTTGGGGAGACCCTCCCGGACGATCCGGAGAGCGTCCTGTTCCCCGGGGTCGCCGAAGCAGGGGACGCTGATCCGGTCGCAGAGCGTCTTGAGCTGCTCATAGGCGCCCGGGCGGAAGGTATCGGCGCAGATCACCCCGACCCGCAGCCCTTTGCGCTGGAAGTAACGGGCGAGCTTCGCGGTCGTCGTGGTCTTCCCGCTCCCCTGCAGCCCCGCCATCAGGATCGTCTGGGGCTGGAGCGCCACCTCGCCCGGCGTTCCCATCATCCGGACGAGTTCCTGGTAGACGATCCGCAAGACGTGCTCCCGGACGCCCATCCCCTTCGGGGGCTCCTCCCCGAGGGCTCGCTGCTTGATCGCCTGGGAGAGCTGCATCACGAGTTTGACGTTGACGTCGGCGGAGAGGAGCGCCCGTTGCAGGTCGCGCACCAGTTCGTCGACCGCCGCCCGGTCGATCACCGTCTTGCCGGCAAGTTTCCTGACGGCGTCTTTCAAGGACGTACCAAGGTTATCGAGCATCAGGATTCATCTCCCAGCAGTTCGTTCACCACGGTCCGGGGATCGAACGGCATGATGTCGTCGTAGCCCTGGCCAATCCCGAGGAAGAGAATTGGTTTTCCAACGGTGTGCGCAACCGATATGGCCGCGCCCCCCTTCGGGTCCATATCCGCCTTCGTCAGGACGACCGCGTCGGTGCCGACGGCCTTGTTGAACTCGTCGGCACGGATGACCGCATCGTTCCCCGCCACCGCCTCGTCGACGTAGACGACGAGGTCGGGCTTCATGACCCGCCGTATCTTCTCGAGCTGGTTCATGAGATTCGCCCGGTTGTGGAACCGGCCCGCAGTATCGGCGAGGACGACGTCGATATCATGCGCTTTCGCGTACTGGACCGCGTCGAAGAGGACCGCAGAAGGGTCGGCGCCCGCCTGGTGCTGGATGGTCTTGATCCCGAGACGGTCGGCGTGGGTCCGGATCTGCTCGATCGCTCCCGCCCGGTAGGTGTCGCCTGCGCCGATCACGACCGAGAACCCGTTCTTCTGCAGGTATTGCCCGACCTTGGCGACGGTCGTCGTCTTGCCGGTCCCGTTCACGCCGGTGAAGAGGATCTTGACCGGGCGTTCGCGACTCGCGATGAAGTCACGCAGATCGAGGCCTTCGCCCAGCACCCCGCAGAGCGCGGAGCGCAGGGTGGAGACGACCAGGTCGTCGACCGAAGAGCCGATCTTTTTGTGCTGGCCCACGAGGTCCCGGCGCATCCGGGCGATGATCTCGTCCGTGACCGGGAGTGCGACGTCGTTTTCGAGGAGGACCATCTCGAGTTCGAAGAGCGGCTCCTCGATATCCTTCTCCCGGAGGAGAACCTCCCGCTCCCGGACGAGGACCTTCAACTTGTTGAAAAACGTGGGTTTCTCCCGCCCATCCCCCGGTGCCTCCTCCCCGGAGACCGGGGGTTCGGGCGTGACCGGGTGAGAGGGCGCGGGCTCCGCAATCTCTACTTCCTCAACCTCTTCGGCAACCGGGGGTGCCGGTTCGGCTCCGGCAACCTCCTCGATATTCGAGGTGAATTTGCTCCTGATATTCTGAAGTTTGTTCTTTAAGGAATCAAACATTATCAACTTCCGCCCTGGCCTGCCTGAGCCTGCCGGGCCCCCCGGTAAGCCGCCTCGAGGCGCCGGGAGATCTCCGTTGCCTGCCCCTGCAACTGCTCGACCGAACCTGCGACTTTCTTCTCCACTGCCTCAAGTTCGGTTATCCGATCCCCGAGATACTCCACCGCATCCGCGCTGGCCCTCTCAACAGAGACGTCGGCCCCGATGTTCACGAGAACGTGACCGGCATCGAGCACCTTCACCCGGAGATATGCGCCGCCCCCGATGGGGAGAAGAACGATGCCGTCCTCGTTCTCCTGGACGGCCCGGAGGGTCTCGACGGCGGCGGCGGCCTCAAGGCGCTGCTGCTCGATCATCGAGAGCTGCTGCGTCAGGAGTTCTATCTGCTGCCCGTACTCGTTCAAGTACATCTGGAGGGTCTGTATCTCGCGAGGATCTGCCTGGTTCACGTCATTCACCAGCTACTACGTTAACCGATTCGATAGTGATATAACTTCTCTTCAGGCGGTGTTTGCTCCCGATATCCGCAAAGATCTTCTCTTTTGCCTGGTTTTCGTTCGGGGCGCCGA
This portion of the Methanoculleus oceani genome encodes:
- the mutL gene encoding DNA mismatch repair endonuclease MutL, whose amino-acid sequence is MTKIRVLDPDTVNQIAAGEVVERPASVVKELLENAIDAGSTSILIDVSSDMGGIAKIRVTDNGEGMTPEEAALAFHPHATSKIRDIADLCAIRTLGFRGEALASIAAVAEVTLITRPGGAGALAGTRVVIRGGEIIEKSEVGAPEGTTVVVERLFYNTPARRKFLKSRNTELAHIYAVVENLALAHGEVAFRVVHNGKERMATQRSGGLLNTIAGLYGAELARSLVPVEGGLLFLRIGGYVSRPSESRGNPSQVVISINGRSIASRQIAAAVREGYGTLLPKDRYPVAFLDLSIDTDLVDVNVHPTKREVRLSREREILPAVAAAVEEALAGHDLVGDIPAEPVQQQIVPREPGPEPAPAAGEPGASYTAGHRELALSDKQLRRTETEGGENLLPAMEPIGQVAATYIVAEGADGTLYLVDQHAAHERILYDQVVEQRDAKAGSQELIMPVVLSLRPKESAALRDAMPLLADGGFVVEEFGRDTFAVRAVPAALGAVEDPGTVRETIADLLADASRTVPDRREAVTCIVACRGAVKAGALLTHDQQKRLLAQLARTKTPWTCPHGRPTVVAFDKRKLDGMFRRG
- a CDS encoding PsbP-related protein, which translates into the protein MKSQRLLIIGVLVAALAVVLAVLLPGLFSPQSPEPGPTPVPTPTPAPVPGNGTYINATYGYAVTCPEGWFYTESGESVWFSSPDKHEEVRVNTNPLPGQGTADAEKVLEALNATYTEDLKADIGAEWVSTEKTSLDGIPAYESVYSVPIVDEDRYTFVIRYAVRDNAVYSVMHTVFPPEYDAYNVDAAPTAESFRFL
- a CDS encoding S16 family serine protease; protein product: MRIREKTLTILLVLSLVANVFLLAVVLVPADDLSPALSKPEETDTLPTATLTPLPPGRGPANGSAASMQVPVILQKIEVDRGGPFLYEEVIEEGAMVNVSVEVVPGKGRVLIQTTPLMGIVFQDAANLAVVVAANHSRVNLAESDIIFSIQGPEEVSEIDGPSAGALMATLLLSVLEDFPLNESVTVTGTIDENGKIGPVGGILEKAEAAAVSGKTLLILSDENDQMIEYREEDRSFGGLRIARQRPVVMDTKEYIEENLGIRVKYVDTLDDLIADVRAPAAASVVGVS
- a CDS encoding HemK2/MTQ2 family protein methyltransferase, producing the protein MLPDQVYSPAEDSELLLRAALAEVRPADRVLEVGIGSGYVAAGLPGRAASVVATDINPHAVACARARGVEAVRTDLFAGLCGPFDLILFNPPYLPTLPEERLDDWLEYALDGGPTGRATIERFVADIGRVLSPFGRVLLLVSSLTGPDEVRELFARQGFVSFVVDEEALEDETLYVLRAMWDLCRMGA
- the rsmA gene encoding 16S rRNA (adenine(1518)-N(6)/adenine(1519)-N(6))-dimethyltransferase RsmA; this encodes MSAPRDQHFLVDRRAVEKIAGFVDVSGRRVLEIGPGEGILTRALLDRGAEVIAVEIDPALVEELEIVFADEIAEGRLEIVRGDAKKVDIPPFDIVVANLPYSVSSKITFRLLEIGFEVAVLMYQKEFAQRMIAPPGTANVGRLSVMVQTYASVKPLLDLGPGSFRPRPQVRSWVVRITPHEPPYPIADRKVYADVVRVLFSHRRKTVRKGLRSGGDVFAPGAIERTIADLPDDLLQRRPEDLTLEEFALIANKMSGS
- a CDS encoding DUF655 domain-containing protein, producing MKTERKEENAVVIDILPMGYASDQRPVYKREPVVQAVGVDQFKLLELVPKAGADIQIYDRVYIGDAEREKVERVKRRISYGDLTATAKLELPFVVEQIVRENEPRFVDFFNKSVPITPKFHMLHLLPGIGKKLMWEIIEQRGKKPFESFADISGRIKSLPHPDRMIVSRILHEIEDPDEKYHVFTSR
- a CDS encoding RNA polymerase Rpb4 family protein, which encodes MKVKRIVSEERMLLPELRETLLSVEAVRLESGEEMSYELRKSIEHANHLSKTSSEKARELVDELIKLEKMKEEIAYRIANLMPRTRDELRAIYAKERFNLTTDELDEILDLVMTHF
- a CDS encoding 50S ribosomal protein L21e, which translates into the protein MAHHNGPRKKTRYKFKKDLRKRGIPPVSSVIQNFELGQRVHVVVEPSVQKGMPHRRFHGKTGTVIGQRGRAWLLEVRDGDTIKQVIARPQHLKAQKV
- a CDS encoding tRNA pseudouridine(54/55) synthase Pus10 encodes the protein MDIIHEVEAILGYGDTCNHCLGRFFGKRSFGLTNEERGRALRIARELAENEPHHEPEPESCWICGGEFSRIDAWAAMVAEAVRGIEFETFLIGTKVPPLVTESEEMVWSDLSLHDPEPLKAEMNREVGKAVSVLTGKTADLKRPDIVAILDLAEGTVEVQVNPVFFTGRYLKYERGIPQTHWDCRSCRGAGCEQCNFTGKQYADSVEELIGRPVIEAFDAENAVLHGAGREDIDARMLGSGRPFVMEVEAPRKRSVDLAALEEEINRTAVGRVAVHLAGWADRKMVQSLKSDKGHKKYRILVEIDGSATPDEFRAALDQLKGVTIRQRTPLRVSHRRADKVRERQVLDIECTGTQDGRYWVEVVGEAGLYIKELVSGDSGRTQPSLAQILGRTASVVSLDVVLVKTANEYGE